Proteins encoded within one genomic window of Halomonas sp. YLGW01:
- the fmt gene encoding methionyl-tRNA formyltransferase, whose protein sequence is MTRPLRVIFAGTPDFAAASLDALLSSEHQVVAVYTQPDRPAGRGRKLTPSPVKARALAHDLPVHQPVSLKDAEAQAELAAIDADIMVVVAYGLLLPQAVLDMPPMGCLNVHASLLPRWRGAAPIQRALEAGDAESGVTIMQMDAGLDTGAMLLERRTPLDASTTGGELHDRLAVLGGEAIVTALTALSGPGLAATPQPEAGVTYAAKLSKAEGELDFTAPAAALAAKVRAFNPWPVAWTRLAGEPLRLWLAEVGAREAGDPAAAPGTLLPAAGDALRVACGAGGEEILRITRAQLPGGKPLAARDLLNARGERFAPGIRLGNAAPSQEISS, encoded by the coding sequence ATGACCCGACCCCTGCGCGTGATCTTCGCCGGCACCCCCGACTTCGCCGCGGCCAGCCTCGATGCTCTGCTCTCAAGCGAGCATCAGGTGGTGGCCGTCTATACCCAGCCCGACCGTCCCGCCGGGCGCGGCCGCAAGCTCACCCCGAGCCCCGTCAAGGCACGGGCGCTTGCGCATGACCTTCCGGTCCATCAGCCCGTCTCGCTCAAGGACGCAGAGGCCCAGGCAGAACTCGCCGCCATCGATGCCGATATCATGGTGGTGGTGGCCTACGGCCTGCTGCTGCCCCAGGCGGTGCTCGATATGCCACCGATGGGCTGTCTCAACGTGCATGCCTCGCTGCTGCCGCGCTGGCGTGGTGCCGCCCCGATCCAGCGCGCCCTCGAGGCCGGCGACGCCGAGAGCGGCGTGACCATCATGCAGATGGATGCCGGTCTCGATACCGGCGCCATGCTGCTCGAGCGTCGCACGCCGCTCGACGCTTCAACCACCGGTGGCGAGCTGCACGACCGCCTGGCGGTGCTGGGCGGCGAGGCCATCGTCACGGCCCTGACGGCCCTATCGGGCCCCGGTCTCGCCGCTACGCCACAGCCGGAGGCCGGCGTGACCTACGCCGCCAAGCTCTCCAAGGCCGAGGGCGAGCTCGACTTCACCGCCCCGGCCGCGGCGCTGGCCGCCAAGGTACGCGCCTTCAATCCCTGGCCGGTGGCATGGACGCGACTCGCCGGCGAGCCGCTGCGGCTGTGGCTGGCCGAGGTCGGGGCGCGAGAAGCCGGGGATCCCGCCGCCGCTCCCGGCACCCTGCTGCCCGCCGCTGGCGACGCCCTGCGCGTGGCCTGCGGTGCCGGCGGCGAGGAGATACTGCGCATCACCCGCGCCCAGCTGCCCGGCGGCAAGCCGCTGGCCGCCCGCGACCTGCTCAACGCCCGGGGCGAGCGCTTCGCACCGGGCATCCGCCTTGGCAATGCCGCCCCGTCACAGGAGATCTCCTCATGA
- the def gene encoding peptide deformylase, with protein MAKLPILEFPDERLRTQAVAVDTVDDGVRQLVDDMLETMYDAQGIGLAASQVDVHRRVIVMDVSESRNEPLVLINPEYTPLDDEREPMQEGCLSIPEYYAEVPRALRVRLKALDRDGGAYELEADGLLAHCIQHEYDHLEGRLFVDYLSPLKRDRVMKKMQKRHRQMQPA; from the coding sequence ATGGCCAAGTTACCCATCCTCGAATTCCCCGACGAGCGCCTGCGCACCCAGGCGGTGGCGGTCGACACCGTCGACGACGGGGTTCGTCAACTGGTCGACGACATGCTCGAGACCATGTACGACGCTCAGGGCATCGGCCTGGCCGCCAGTCAGGTCGACGTGCATCGCCGCGTCATCGTGATGGACGTCAGCGAGAGCCGCAACGAGCCGCTGGTGCTGATCAACCCCGAGTACACGCCGCTGGATGACGAGCGCGAGCCGATGCAGGAAGGCTGCCTGTCGATCCCCGAGTACTATGCCGAGGTCCCCCGTGCCCTGCGCGTCCGCCTCAAGGCGCTGGATCGCGACGGCGGCGCCTACGAGCTCGAGGCCGACGGCCTGCTCGCCCACTGCATTCAGCACGAGTACGACCACCTGGAAGGGCGGCTGTTCGTCGATTACCTGTCGCCGCTCAAGCGCGACCGGGTAATGAAGAAGATGCAGAAGCGCCATCGCCAGATGCAGCCCGCCTGA
- a CDS encoding LysM domain-containing protein: MTRTWERLGRILKHQAGKLGSRPGVMPGVKRERMPSLYRGQALASTSPGGRRLGMGRWLLILGLLAPGLAQAQVDMLRDDAPQRYTVVRGDTLWDISGRFLTHPWQWPQVWRLNPQIDNPHLIYPGDVVVIRDCNGRPCLGLERGQNVVKLSPEMRRIPRREAIPPLPREVVEHFLTRHRIVDASLNLAEQPYVVAGADSRLVSGAGDSVFVRGALTPGRRYGIYRPGEVYRDAEGAFLGQELLSVGEGRLESREGELGTLKLLASREEIRDGDLVMPLESRALVGEFQPRPPEQSVEGHILAVPGGVRFIGRLHVVALDAGTREGVMPGHVLAVEQQGELVRDPRTEQPVRLPGVDAGLVMVFRSYERVSYGLVMHANRTLAVGDRVHTPSSETLYSLR, translated from the coding sequence ATGACACGAACATGGGAGCGGCTTGGGCGCATCCTCAAGCACCAAGCAGGGAAGCTGGGATCGAGGCCCGGAGTGATGCCGGGAGTGAAGCGTGAACGCATGCCGTCGCTGTATCGCGGGCAGGCACTGGCATCGACAAGCCCAGGTGGCCGGCGCCTCGGCATGGGGCGCTGGCTGCTGATCCTCGGGCTGCTTGCCCCGGGGCTGGCACAGGCGCAGGTCGACATGCTGCGCGACGACGCACCGCAGCGCTATACCGTGGTCCGGGGCGATACCCTGTGGGATATCTCCGGGCGCTTCCTGACCCATCCCTGGCAGTGGCCGCAGGTGTGGCGGCTCAATCCGCAGATCGACAACCCGCACCTGATCTACCCGGGCGACGTGGTCGTGATTCGCGACTGCAATGGCCGGCCCTGCCTGGGGCTCGAGCGTGGTCAGAATGTCGTCAAGCTGTCTCCCGAGATGCGGCGCATCCCCCGCCGCGAGGCCATCCCGCCGCTGCCGCGGGAGGTGGTCGAGCACTTCCTGACCCGGCATCGCATCGTCGATGCCTCGCTGAACCTGGCCGAACAGCCCTATGTGGTGGCCGGTGCCGACTCACGCCTGGTCAGTGGCGCCGGTGACAGTGTCTTCGTGCGCGGGGCCCTGACGCCCGGGCGCCGCTACGGTATCTACCGGCCCGGTGAGGTGTATCGTGATGCCGAGGGAGCCTTCCTCGGCCAGGAACTGTTAAGCGTCGGCGAGGGCCGTCTGGAAAGCCGCGAGGGCGAGCTCGGCACCCTGAAGCTGTTGGCCTCCCGCGAGGAGATCCGCGACGGGGATCTGGTGATGCCACTTGAGTCTCGGGCGCTGGTGGGCGAGTTCCAGCCACGCCCGCCCGAGCAGTCGGTGGAAGGGCATATCCTCGCCGTGCCCGGCGGAGTGCGCTTCATCGGTCGGCTGCACGTCGTGGCGCTGGATGCCGGTACCCGTGAGGGTGTCATGCCAGGCCATGTCCTGGCCGTCGAGCAGCAGGGCGAGCTGGTACGTGATCCGCGAACCGAGCAGCCGGTGCGTCTGCCGGGTGTCGATGCCGGCCTGGTGATGGTCTTTCGCAGCTACGAGCGGGTCAGCTATGGCCTGGTGATGCATGCCAACCGCACTCTGGCGGTGGGGGACCGGGTGCATACGCCGTCGTCCGAGACCCTGTATTCCTTGAGGTAG